The genomic interval AAAAATAGCGATCCCGCCGTCATCATCGATCGCCCAGTTGCTGTTGTGACGATAATCGGGTGGCACAGTTCCTGAATAGGAAAAAGCGGAAAGCAGGTAATGTTGTCCAGAATTTAAAATAACAGGAGAGGGAATGCTCGGAATTGTCGCCAATATTTCTGTCGTAGTACCGCACCCACTGGATTTTCCTATTGTCCACCCGGTAATATCGATAGGCGAACCTGTCGGATTGAACAATTCGATAAACTCATCATTTGCCCCGCCCGACCCCCTCGTTCTAAATTCACTGATGATAATCGTCGTCGCCGCCTGTTGCATCGGCGCCGCCCTCACCGGCTGAACGACCGGCGCAACCAAACCTCCGCATACCGCGGCGATCAACAACACCAAAGACAAACTGCGCCAGAATACCTTCGACTTTTTCATGGGTACAAGACGAAACAAAGACCGTGAAGTGACATCGTCTTTAGAGAATTATAAACCACCCCGTTTGAAATGCCAGCGTTGCTCAGAGACCGTTTCTTGACGTATAGGACTTACGCAGTTGAACTTGTTACGCCGTAGTTGCACTGCGGCGGCGACAGCACAACTGCCCGCCAACCGCGTAGGTCCTGATGTACTCACCTTACGCGGCAAAGCCATAAGGCGAGATTGATCTCGCCTTTCAGGTTGGTCTTGAGTAAGAGCGACATTCATGTCGCGTTACGGAGATCAGGCTCACTTCAACTGCGTAACATCAGTTAAGGACACTAATTTGACGGATCACACAGAAAAACACGGATTTTTATAGGGTTTTCCGTGAAACTCAGTTGACCTCTTGCATAAGTGTCCCTAACTTAGCCGCAGAGTCCACAGAGACCTTTGAGAAAGGCTCTTTTTCTCTGTGGCAAAAATGACTTTCGCAAGGGGTCTAGTGAAACCCGCGCCATCCGTGTCCCAAAGAAGAGTTAAGCAACACTCTCTCAGCGCGGCTCAACGACAAACTTGATGGCGGTGCGCACCTTGTCGTCGATCGTCACATCCGCAAACTCCGGCACGCAAACAATCTGGATATTATCGTTTTTCAAATACCCGGTAGCCAGAGCCAGCGCCTTCACAGCCTGGTTCACTGCTCCGGCTCCAATCGCTTGCACTTCCGCCCGTTTGAACTCGCGCACCACCCCCGCAATTGCCCCGGCAACGGCAGAGGTACGGGAGCTGGCTGAAACCTTGATCATGTCCATGATGGACCTCCCAAAGGGTAAAGAGGGGCCGATGTGAAGATTGTACAAGATTCGCTTAAGAGATTCAAGCATATAGTATAAGAATATTATGATTTAGTAAAAGTAGTAGGGGGTGTGGATGATGTGGATGAGCGCGAATCTGCGCTATATGTGGGATGACCGCTTCCGCCTCCCTCCACGAGTGGGGCTGAATCGCCACTGGCAACGCCACCGCACTTGTGGAAAGAATCGGGATAAATCTATCCACACTCCATCCCCAAAAAATGAAAAGTTTCCCACAAATCCATATATTGGAAGTTTTGTACACACCCGTCCCATATATGGGGGTTCCGTTTCGATCTCAAACTAGAAGGCTAGCCTACTTCTCCACATGACCTGCCACTTATCCACAAAAAGAGGCGACTTATCCACAAATCGGATGTCTGGACAACACCTGTCCGAACTGAGAATCCCCCAAATATGGCAGAACTGGTTCACTCCACGAACAGTGGAATAGGCTCTCCCAGCACAGGAGCGGGCGCTGAAACATACAAGTCTAGAAACGCTCCCACCGTGGCGAGGAGTTCTCGAAAATTCCAGATCATCAACGATGAGTTCCAAAAACGGCGGGTATTTGCCTCCACCCCAACAGCCTCCACCCCCAGCGCATTGCAGAGAAACAAGGCGCGCGGTAAATGAAATTTTTGCGTGACGAGCAATACATCGTCTGCCTGAAAGATCTCTTTTGCCCGATAACAGGTATCGTAGGTGCGCCGGCCGGCATAATCCAGGGCGATCGCTTCTTCGGGAACGCCAAGCGAAAGCGCGTATTGGCGCATCGATTCGGGCTCGTTATAGTCCAACACAGGGTTATCTCCGCTCATCAGTAGCTTTTTCACTTTGCCCGAAAAATACAGTTCGGCGGCGGTTTCCACCCTGTCGCGCAAGATGGCGGTGGGGGTTCCATCCCTTCGCAAGCCGGCGCCAAACACAATGGCAAGTTGTTTTTTTGGCGCGTTCTCTTTCTGGTAAATGCGGTTGATGGAATGGACGGCTGTCACCAGGCGCGGCAAGACCAACCCTGAGAAGCCGATCAACCCCAGAAATAACGCGCCGCGCCATATAAATTTTTTGCTGGTAAATTTTCTCATCGTAAAGGTTGCAGACGTTTTTTGCGTTCAAATGTTACATGTGAATTTTGTTGTACAGACTAACAAACCTGTAAATGAAGTGAAACCTTTTAAGTCTTGAATTTTTGATGGAAACAGATATACTGTAAAAAGTTCTGAGGATGTGCCTCAGGCAAACAATTTATTAGAAAGGAATAATACCATGTTGTTCGCACCCAAAGAAAAAGGCCAGGGCCTCGTCGAGTACGCGATTATCATCGCTCTCGTCGCTATCGTCGTGATTGCGGTTATGACTTTGCTTGGACCCAAGATCGGCAATACCTTCTCCAGCATCAATAACTCCCTGCCGTAACCCGCTCAAACGAGCACAAAAAAGCCCCACCGCACGGTGGGGCTTTTTTGTAACTATTCTACGGGGCTGTTCGTCGTATTTGAACAATTCTCAATGCTCGCAGGGTCATATTTGACAAGGAGGCTGCGGGCGCCTCGGAAAGGAATTCAAATGTTATTTTCGCTCAAAGAAAAAGGACAGGGGCTTGTGGAGTATGCGATCATTATTGCTCTCGTGGCTATTCTTGTGATTGTGGCTGTTGGGGCGTTCGGCGAGAAAACCGGCGACACATTTAGCTCCATTAACAATTCACTGCCGTAACATCACTTAAGCGCGGATGCCAGATTAACCCCAGACGCATCGACGAGAGCGCGGAACTCGGCATAAAAACCGTCATTCACCTGCTGAAATTCGTCGATCCCATACACCGCCTTGAACGCGGAGTTGCCATCTGTGGTTTGCATGATGACGGGAACGATACTTGCAAATAAATCCCGCATCGGTTGCGGCAAGTTGGAAGAAAATACAAACACATCATACGGGATAATTTCGGGAATCCGCCAGATCACGATCACCTGCTCCATGAGGTCGGGAAATTGGTCTTCCAACGAGGGGAACTTCCGCGCATCGATGTAGGTGGCTCCAAACTCGCAGATACCGCTTGCATATAACGAGCGCACAACGGTCGGGTGTCCCTCCACGAAGGCGGCGGGCTTGGTGCTGATGCCGCTGGTTTTCAAATACCCGAAAGGAATGACATAGCCGGAGAGCGAGCGTTCATCGCTCCAACAAGGTTTCCGGTCGTTGAATTGGGCGAGGGCAACCGCCGGGTCATCGTCCGTGTTCGATTCGCTCACCGGGTTGAAAAACGGGGTAAATCCAGCCCTGCGTTGCGCAAGGAATTGCGCGCCATACAGACTTTTCTCATCCTTCACAACGGCAAAGGCGGCTTTGACAGTTTCGTTTTGATACGCCAGCGCATACGCATACGGATCGAGAAGCGCGATATGCGCATTCCCTTTTTGGAAGGCTTCCACGAGCGCCAGTTTCGAGTCGGGGATGACCGTGACCACCGAGTACCCCGCGCGTTCCTTGAATTGCGCGGCGATCAGGTTCGCAGAGTCGATCGTCTCCTGCGAAGATGTCGATGGCGGCAGGGCGAGGATTAAGGGGTTTTCCGGCGAGCCAAGTTCAGCGGAGGGAAGCGGCGGGGCGGGCGTCTCAGTGACAACGCCGAGAACCGGGGTTGGCGTCGGTTCGGCGGCGCCCAGGCGCGGCAAATTACAGCCGACAGTCAGAACAAACGCGACCGCGAAAATCAACCGGGGAAAAGGATTCCGATTCATGTGTTTGCCGGGGGATTATAATATGGGCATGAAAAATAACAATTTTCTCTCCATCCTGATTCTGATTGTGATCGGAGTTGCGGCATACATGATCGTGCAGACCGTGCGCGAAGGCGCCAAAACCGCAACCCAGCCTTTCGAGCAGGTGAACGAGGCGAACCGCGCCCTGCAAACGCAGATGGCGAACCTGATGAACCCCACGCCGACGATCATCCCCGACCCGATCACCTACATCAACGAGATTCGCGCGTTGGCGCGGCTCGAAACGATTCAGTATAGCGTGGAGAAAGTGATCACCGGCGAGACTGGCGGAGGAACGTTCGCCACATTTTTCGGCGACAAAATTTTGTTCGTCGGTCACGGCACCGTCATCGCCGGTGTCGACATGGAAAAACTCGCGCCTGAAAACATGCGCTACGAAAACGGAGTGCTCTCTGTACAACTGCCCCCGGCTGAAATTTTCATCGCCACCCTCGATAACGAAAAATCATACGTATACGACCGGCAGACCGGCGTGCTGACCAAGCCCGACCCAAACCTCGAAACCCTCGTCCGGCAAAAGGCGGAGGAAGAGATCCTCAAAGCCGCGCTGGAAGATGGAATCCTCAATCAGGCGCAGATCAACGCCGAGACCTACCTGTTCAAATTTTTTGCCGCGCTCGGTTTCCCGAATACGATCTTCCTCGATAACCCCAACTAGACTCGTCCCGTCCACGAGGGGTGATCGTATTTCTCGCGGACGAGTTCCTCCGCCATGTTGGATTCGGATTCGGACAACTTGCCCTCCTCGAATTGGATTCCCAACTGCGCCTCAAAAGCGCGGATGTAAGCCTGCGCCGCCTCGCCCCAACCGACTCTCCTCCCCAACGCCGCTTCGACCGTGATCGCCCGCTCCAGCAATCGCCTGGATGCGTTTTCACGAGCCGCCTCATCCTCAAAAGCAAGCGCCCGGCAGATTCGCGTCAGGTCGCCGGTCAGAGGCAGGGAGCCATGTTGCAGAACGCCTTCTTTTTTGCGGGCTTGCGCCGAACCTATCAACTTTTTTTCGTTGACTGTGATCTCATACGTGGATGGAACTTCAAAGCAGACCGGGTTGTTGCCTGGCGTATCGTTCGTTTTTTTCTCTTTCATTTCCACAGCAACATTCAGGGATTTCACGGCGAGCAATAGCGCCTGCGCCAAGCGGTTGTAACTTTCGAGCACGGTGCCCGCTACTCGAGGTTCATCGTTGGGAGCGATAACGGAATAGGTCAACTCGTCGGTGTGGAGGATCGCCCTCCCGCCGGTGAGGCGTCGCACCACATCCCAGTGTTGCGCTTTCAGTCGCTGTGTGTCAACGTCTGTGAAGGGCTGGGCGTACCCAAGCGAGAGACAAGCCGGGGTCCAGGCATACAGCCGTAAGGTGGGAGGGGAATCGCCGCGTCCGACATGATGCAGGATGGTTTCATCCGCCGCCATATTCCATGCTCCCCTTGCCGGAAGGGTGATGAGAAGCCGCCAGAGTGTCATGTCAATATTATAATAGTCGGGCGCGGCGGGAGAGGAATGAGGTAAAGTAAGAGAAGGACTTTCTTAATTTCGGAATTTCAAACGATGAAAAAGGAAAGTAAAGCAAGAACGAAGCGGAAAGCGGGGGAGGCGGATTCGCGCCGCATAGACGCGCCCGATACGATGTTGCAGAAGCCGGCGGGGAATAGAATTAACCTCAATGAGGAAGGGGTGCGCCAGTTGATCGACTTGGACCCGCATTTTATTTTTGCAAAAGACGCGGAGGGGAAATACATTCTCGCTAACAAGGCGATGGCTGAGAAGTATCAGCGCTCTGTGGATGAGTTGATCGGCAAAACCGACGCAGATCTGCCCGTGTTGCCTGAAATCAGCGCGCGTTTCCGCTTGCAAGACCTGGATGTGATTCGGTCCGGAAAGCCAAAGCATATTCCGGAAGAGTTGGTCTTTGACGACGATGGAACGCCTCGAATTCTTTCGACGACAAAAATCCCCTTCCTGTTTTCCGACGCGAATGAACCCGCGGTGCTGGGGATCTCGGTGGATATCACCGAACTCAAGCGCATTGAAAAAGAGTTACGAGAAAGCGAAGCGCGTTTGCTCACTGTCCTGGAATCGTCCCCCATTCCGATGATGTTGAATTCGCTCGATGATGGCGTTGTGCTGTACGCCAACTCTGCCACGGAAGACTTATTTGGCAGGTCGCTTTCCGATTTGGTGGGCAGTAAGGCGGCGGAATATTATGTGAATCCGAAAGACCGTTTCCGCGTGGTGGAAGGGATTACTGAACGCGGATCGCTCCGCGATCATCAGGTATTGTTGAAACGGTCGAATGGGGCTGAGTTTTGGGCGTCGCTTTCGTCTGAAAAAACGGTGTTAGAAGGCAGGGACTGCATCCTGAGTTGCATTTACGATATTTCCGAGCGCAAGCGCGCGGAGTCGTTACAGTCGGCGGTCTATCAAATCAGCGAGGCGGCAAATCATGCCTCCAGTTTGGATGAATTATATCGTTTGGTTCATTCGACTATTGGGCAGGTGATGCCCGCCCGAAATTTTTTTATCGCTTTATACGATGAAGAGAACGATCTGTTGAGTTTTCCATATTATGTGGACGAGATGGACGACGATCCGCCTCTGGCGGCGTCCAAGCCGGGTCGTGGAATGACCGAGTATGTTCTACGCACAGGTTTGCCGGTGATGAACGCGCAGGAAGATTTTGAAGAATTGGCGCGCCTTGGAGAGGTTGAGCTAGTGGGCTTCCCATCTCCGATCTGGATCGGCGCGCCGCTAAAAGTGGATGGACGCACGATCGGCGTGATCGCCTTGCAAGATTATCACGATGCAAATGTATACACCGAGCGCGAACTGCGGATCTTGGAATTCGTTTCCGAACAGGTGGCAAAAGCCATCGAGCGCACGCGCCTGTACGCGGAAACACGGCGAAAGAATCTCATCTTAACGGCGTTACAGGAAGCGACGCTTACCATTGTGCGGCAGACCGAACTGTCAGAAGTGCTTCAGGCGATTTTGACCCAGGCAAAGAGATTGTTCGAGGCAACCAGCAGTTATATTTACCTTGTCTCGCCGGATGAATCAGAATTGACGTTTGTGCTGGCGATCGGACAGGGGCAAGAATTAACTGGCGAACGACTCAAGCCCGGTGAAGGGCTTGCCGGAAAAGTGTGGCAGACCGGTCAACCCATTCATGTGCCGGATTATCAATCCTGGCTCGGCAGATCGGACAAATTTTCAACGATCAATTTTCATTCCATCGCGGGCGTTCCCCTGATTTCCGGCGATAGAGTGGTGGGTGTGCTGGGTGTTACGTATCAGGAGGCGGGGCGGCGCTTCAGCCAGGATGATATCGAGTTGCTCTCGCGTTTTGCGCAACTCGCATGCATTGCGTATGAAAATGCCCGGCTGTATGCCCTAAGCCGCCAGGAACTCGTCGAACGCGAGCAGGCTGAGGCGCTTCAAGCCGCCATCTATCGCATCAGTGACGCGACCAGTTCGAATGTCGGTATGGATGAATTTTATGGCGTGATCCATGAGGCATTGAAAGGCGTGATGGTCGCCGAGAATTTCTATATCGCTTTCTATGATCGTGATGCAGATCTCTTGAGTTTCCCGTACCATGTGGATGTGAAAGATGAAACGCCGCAACCCGCCCCGTTGGGCAAAGGTCCCACTTCCTATGTGATACGAAACAGCAAGCCTCTATTGGGGAAATCGGAAGTTATGAAAGAGCTGGAGGAACGCGGTATCCTGATCCCCAACGGCACGAGATCCATAGATTGGCTGGGGGTGCCGTTGAAGATACGCAATGAAACGATCGGGGTCATGGCGGTGCAGGCGTACGATGAAAACGTTCGCTACTCCCAGCGCGACCTCGATATCTTGAGCTATGTGTCCAACCAAGTGGCGTCTTCCATCGAGCGCAAGCAGGCAGAGATGGCTCTCAAGGAAAGCGAGGAGCAATATCGCGAGCTGTATCAGAACAATCCATTGATGCTATTTACATTGAGTTTGGATGGAACAGTCCTTGCCATGAATCAGTCGGCGACTGCGCAATTGGAATATTCGGAAGAGGAGTTGATTGGAAAACCCATCCTTTCCATCATCCACGCTGAAGATCAGGCGGTGGTCTGGGACACTTTGAGAGAGTTTGCCTCGCGCCCGGAGAAGAATGCGCCCCGGGAATTTCGCACACTGACTCAAAGCGGCAAGGTGATCTGGGTTTCAGAAACTTCCCGCATGATTTCGGCGGTCGGCGGCGGACGGGCGATTCTGATCGTCTGCGACGATATTACCAAACGCAAGCAGGCGGAGGAAGCCTTACAGACCAGCGAGGCGCGTTACCGTCTTTCGGCGCGCGCCACCAATGACGTTATCTGGGAATGGGATATCATTTCCAACGACAAAGCCTGGAGCGAGAATCTCCAGATTCTGTTTGGGTACAGCAAGCAAGAGTCGAAACAGGATCCGTTGTGGTGGGAAAATCACATCCATCCGCAGGATAGTCAACGGGTTT from Candidatus Defluviilinea gracilis carries:
- a CDS encoding stage V sporulation protein S produces the protein MDMIKVSASSRTSAVAGAIAGVVREFKRAEVQAIGAGAVNQAVKALALATGYLKNDNIQIVCVPEFADVTIDDKVRTAIKFVVEPR
- a CDS encoding DUF4230 domain-containing protein: MKNNNFLSILILIVIGVAAYMIVQTVREGAKTATQPFEQVNEANRALQTQMANLMNPTPTIIPDPITYINEIRALARLETIQYSVEKVITGETGGGTFATFFGDKILFVGHGTVIAGVDMEKLAPENMRYENGVLSVQLPPAEIFIATLDNEKSYVYDRQTGVLTKPDPNLETLVRQKAEEEILKAALEDGILNQAQINAETYLFKFFAALGFPNTIFLDNPN
- a CDS encoding Flp family type IVb pilin, giving the protein MLFSLKEKGQGLVEYAIIIALVAILVIVAVGAFGEKTGDTFSSINNSLP
- a CDS encoding YdcF family protein, encoding MRKFTSKKFIWRGALFLGLIGFSGLVLPRLVTAVHSINRIYQKENAPKKQLAIVFGAGLRRDGTPTAILRDRVETAAELYFSGKVKKLLMSGDNPVLDYNEPESMRQYALSLGVPEEAIALDYAGRRTYDTCYRAKEIFQADDVLLVTQKFHLPRALFLCNALGVEAVGVEANTRRFWNSSLMIWNFRELLATVGAFLDLYVSAPAPVLGEPIPLFVE
- a CDS encoding GAF domain-containing protein, whose product is MKKESKARTKRKAGEADSRRIDAPDTMLQKPAGNRINLNEEGVRQLIDLDPHFIFAKDAEGKYILANKAMAEKYQRSVDELIGKTDADLPVLPEISARFRLQDLDVIRSGKPKHIPEELVFDDDGTPRILSTTKIPFLFSDANEPAVLGISVDITELKRIEKELRESEARLLTVLESSPIPMMLNSLDDGVVLYANSATEDLFGRSLSDLVGSKAAEYYVNPKDRFRVVEGITERGSLRDHQVLLKRSNGAEFWASLSSEKTVLEGRDCILSCIYDISERKRAESLQSAVYQISEAANHASSLDELYRLVHSTIGQVMPARNFFIALYDEENDLLSFPYYVDEMDDDPPLAASKPGRGMTEYVLRTGLPVMNAQEDFEELARLGEVELVGFPSPIWIGAPLKVDGRTIGVIALQDYHDANVYTERELRILEFVSEQVAKAIERTRLYAETRRKNLILTALQEATLTIVRQTELSEVLQAILTQAKRLFEATSSYIYLVSPDESELTFVLAIGQGQELTGERLKPGEGLAGKVWQTGQPIHVPDYQSWLGRSDKFSTINFHSIAGVPLISGDRVVGVLGVTYQEAGRRFSQDDIELLSRFAQLACIAYENARLYALSRQELVEREQAEALQAAIYRISDATSSNVGMDEFYGVIHEALKGVMVAENFYIAFYDRDADLLSFPYHVDVKDETPQPAPLGKGPTSYVIRNSKPLLGKSEVMKELEERGILIPNGTRSIDWLGVPLKIRNETIGVMAVQAYDENVRYSQRDLDILSYVSNQVASSIERKQAEMALKESEEQYRELYQNNPLMLFTLSLDGTVLAMNQSATAQLEYSEEELIGKPILSIIHAEDQAVVWDTLREFASRPEKNAPREFRTLTQSGKVIWVSETSRMISAVGGGRAILIVCDDITKRKQAEEALQTSEARYRLSARATNDVIWEWDIISNDKAWSENLQILFGYSKQESKQDPLWWENHIHPQDSQRVLENLNNALLNEETIWEDEYRFVRSDGLTAYVIDRGYIERDSSGKPIRMIGAISDITDRRRREDELAALASVSAALRVAGSRDEILQVVLDQVSLQFDARGAALILRRAGTDTLVVEAAGGEWRGCLGSKDPPSADISRQVMESGAPRVIDDLQQDASMKWSAERKEKGSFISVPLGTPAGMIGVMNIFRAAVFRLEDVRLVMNIADMAANAIQRASSYEQLKRQIDSIRVLRTIDMFIASGADLHLILQTIVNQAMAHLGCDAASILMLNQAVHALEFAEGAGFRTAGLKQTSLRLGEGFAGQAVLKREMIMVDDLASRKDHPLNVLEGFSCYYGVPLIAKGDVKGVMEILHRSHIEADREWLDFLESLAAQAALAIDNASLFSSLQRSNMELGIAYESTLEGWSAALDMRDRETEGHTQRVTNLTLALAEAMGVGEKDRVQIRRGALLHDIGKMGIPDRILLKPDVLTGEEWEIMRQHPVYAQRLLYPIPHLRPALDIPYCHHERWDGSGYPRGLKAESIPLAARIFAVADVWDALCSDRPYRPAWERAKALSYIKSLSGVHFDPKVVEVFLRLVGEEK
- a CDS encoding PhnD/SsuA/transferrin family substrate-binding protein → MNRNPFPRLIFAVAFVLTVGCNLPRLGAAEPTPTPVLGVVTETPAPPLPSAELGSPENPLILALPPSTSSQETIDSANLIAAQFKERAGYSVVTVIPDSKLALVEAFQKGNAHIALLDPYAYALAYQNETVKAAFAVVKDEKSLYGAQFLAQRRAGFTPFFNPVSESNTDDDPAVALAQFNDRKPCWSDERSLSGYVIPFGYLKTSGISTKPAAFVEGHPTVVRSLYASGICEFGATYIDARKFPSLEDQFPDLMEQVIVIWRIPEIIPYDVFVFSSNLPQPMRDLFASIVPVIMQTTDGNSAFKAVYGIDEFQQVNDGFYAEFRALVDASGVNLASALK
- a CDS encoding Flp family type IVb pilin → MLFAPKEKGQGLVEYAIIIALVAIVVIAVMTLLGPKIGNTFSSINNSLP
- a CDS encoding lipoate--protein ligase family protein, translated to MTLWRLLITLPARGAWNMAADETILHHVGRGDSPPTLRLYAWTPACLSLGYAQPFTDVDTQRLKAQHWDVVRRLTGGRAILHTDELTYSVIAPNDEPRVAGTVLESYNRLAQALLLAVKSLNVAVEMKEKKTNDTPGNNPVCFEVPSTYEITVNEKKLIGSAQARKKEGVLQHGSLPLTGDLTRICRALAFEDEAARENASRRLLERAITVEAALGRRVGWGEAAQAYIRAFEAQLGIQFEEGKLSESESNMAEELVREKYDHPSWTGRV